ttaaaattaaagaaaaaaacatgataCGATATAACTAGCTTATTTAGGGagtataaaaatgataatgtttatttaaattcttaaggAGTAAAGTTAAATTAACTAGTTAAGATTAGGGAGTAAAATTACAGAATTGCacttatttcaattttcttacttTCAAGATTAATAAGACAATACATCTTTCAAAGATTAGATGATTGTTTACccttcaatatatatatatataaaagcatattaattatattttttaatttatatgttgtCTTCTCaagaagacaataaaaaaatctcataTTTAATTCCTGTTCTTCTTATAGTAAGtcatttaaacaatattttattgtaaatcttcctaattaattattatatacatatggatttaattatttatttttctgttaagTCAATGCACAAATTTGGCATGTGAGTACAAAATAAATCTCTTTCCTAGACTTTCCATAAATTCAATCAAGTTACATCtctattttatatgtataaataaaacaacattgaGAATGAAACACACACATTGaattaacattttcaaaatttctttctttcttttttgtatttgtcATCGTCATGACGAGGAAGAAAGTGGATCTAACATATATAAAGAATGATTCAAAGAGGAAGACAACattaaacaaaaggaaaaatggtTTGGAAATGttctttctttaattcttttgaaTTATGTATTGTTAATCTTATAAGAAGTTTGTATTCGCggctctttttttttattgttcttctTTCTATTTGAGTTTTCAAAATTCACTATCGTTggtatattaaaaatgttatatacatgttttaaaatatcaatatgagtgttaatttgtgtattttaaagattgattagatgaataatacaaaaaaaaaaaaaaaatctacttgagaatataaatttcctcatacgatgtattatttttccttttaatgaaATTCTTATAAGTTTCTCTTATTTCTCATCatgaattttgaaatgtttCTAAACAGGTTTAGTGAAGAAGATTAATGAAATCAACATTCTTTGTGGGATTGAAGCATGTGCTATAATTTATACTCCAGATAATCCTCAGCCAGAGGTTTGGCCATCTGATAGGGCAGTCCAAAGTGTGCTTTCTAGGCTTAGGACAGTGTCTGAACTGGAGAAAGGTAAGAAAAAGTTGTGTCAGGAGAGCTTTTTGAGGCAGAGGATCATCAAAGCACAAGCACAACTGAGAAAACTAAGGAATGAAATAAGGAAGAAAGAGGTGACCCTTCTCATGTTTCAATACCTCAATGCTAATAACAACTTTGACAATTCAAGAATGATTGATCTTAATGATATCTCAAACTTGATTGATCAAAACTtggaaaaaatagaaaacaacatCAGCATGAGCCAAGCCCAAAAGGTGAAATCTATTGCTGAAAATGGAGGAGAAACCATGAGTTCCCTTGTGAATCGTGTCATAGGGTTAGAGACCCATGTAGAGGCAATGCAACATAATAACTTGTCTATGGATCTCAACAATGGCTATGGTGATGAGATAAGACCATTGAGTGAGGTCAATGTTCTAAGTCCTTAATTTAAGGAAAAtgctttttaacaattttttttttacaacctTTTTACAACAGTTTATGTGATAGCTCATGATTGGTGTGTTTCaaatatggataatgatatttagacaacatttttttgacaacatttgaacattgattacgtgtcaatctgtgattggtcgtaaattactccataataatgtttatgattattattattgattagggagtaatttacgaccaatcacagattgacacgtaatcaatgtttaaatgttgtcaaaaaaatgttgtctaaatatcattatccttcaaatatacagaccaataaaatagtaacacataatctgttgtcaaaaagttgttaaaaaaagttgttaatataatataatcctTAACTTGAACTCATATGCCCCTTCAAAAAATCATGTTCTTTTTTCACTAAAGTTTGAAGAGTCTATTTCTATTTCAACCAATGTTTAATTGTCATAGCTTTTGTCTTTTAACGAGTGTCTAGTCATAAACACAAGAATAATACCAAAGAACTTTGATTCTTCATCAGTTCATGatataaattatgtaatatCTCATTGAAATTACATTTACCTATTTGTATGTTTTGAAGGAACAgatatataatagttttttgtagttataaaatttaaaagtgttttatttggggcgataaaattttgttgatttgcatctctattttttttttaattttgtatttaatttttgtcctttgtatatttttacataatatgcCACAATATGATCGAAAACATATAcgttattataataaaagaaatccaGTAACCAAAAcagatctaaaaatatttaaataattaattaaaaaataaaaaataatgatagagacgaaatataaataaatatgtttagaaaccaattttaaaatttggttaataCTTCAAAGaccaaaagtaaaaaagaaaattattaggGACTGCATTAAATTAGTTATCAATAAGATAATTCATCCATAGAAATTAGGttttaaatgcatttttttattcaagacAGTTTTAATTTAACTAGTTATTTCTGTTGCagaatttgtattaaatttcaaatattctaaaatctataattttattcCCACTTGCCACAGGACTAGGAATTTCTTTGGAGATTGTATCATTATGAATTTATGAACTTTAGAAAGTGGTTCACTTCTATTTGTACTAGTTTCACCCATAAACCATTAATCTTACTTTACCTAACCAGTAATCATAAGTAAAATAAGGTTAAATACAGTTGtcctatttttgttggttttttttaattaagtttccattttttaaaaatgatcaatttagtccttgaatttgaaaaatcaaatcaatcaaGGACATTCTATTAACTTCTCTAGACAACGTTAAATATGGATTTTGCTGGCAAGAGTAGTTGTCATACTGCAAACAGATGGCACATAATGTGTTTATGACGTGGATTTAAATGATTTGTTTATgcataaaattggaaaaagcaCGTGATTTGAGTGGTTTCTTTAAAGGTAAAGGTAAAAGAATTGGGAAAATTGGGAAAAGGGTTTAGGGTgagtaatttttctttaattacttttaattaaagagTAATTTTACTTATTAGGATGAgtaattttctctttaattacttttaattattctaaaatccCAATCAGATTTTGAACCCTAAATTAGTTTCATGATACTGACTATTCACGCAACTCAGGTTTGATTTCCCCCCAAATCTTTGAGTGCTTCTCTGACAAACAATAggttctcttcctttcttttgttttgatctATTAATCAGAAGCTTCaagctttttccttttctctttatcATGGGTGTTGAATATAACAATGGACAAACTAACCTGGAGGATTATCCAAGGCGTGCTGACAGCGTGGCGATGATGTTGGGAAGGCGTGTTTTAGGCGAGGTTCGCTATTGCGC
Above is a genomic segment from Vigna radiata var. radiata cultivar VC1973A chromosome 10, Vradiata_ver6, whole genome shotgun sequence containing:
- the LOC106774702 gene encoding agamous-like MADS-box protein AGL80 — its product is MTRKKVDLTYIKNDSKRKTTLNKRKNGLVKKINEINILCGIEACAIIYTPDNPQPEVWPSDRAVQSVLSRLRTVSELEKGKKKLCQESFLRQRIIKAQAQLRKLRNEIRKKEVTLLMFQYLNANNNFDNSRMIDLNDISNLIDQNLEKIENNISMSQAQKVKSIAENGGETMSSLVNRVIGLETHVEAMQHNNLSMDLNNGYGDEIRPLSEVNVLSP